The DNA window TGAAGAGCGTGGTCTCATCAGAAAACCTGATGATAGCATCTTCACCAACCACAGCAGTGATTTCTTGCCGCAGAGAATCGAGCATGTACGCCAACTCAGGCGTTCGGGCATCGAGCAAAAAACCAATGTCGTAGGTATCTTTTTGCCCGGTAGATTGCCCCGCTACTGGCACTACAAACAGGCATGTGGACGACAAAAAAAACAGGCTTAACGCGAGGAGGGATTTCATTTGCAACATGTCATCTGAGCGAAGCGAGAAAATAGGCAATCCGCAGACGGCAATCCACACCAGGGGCCTATCCGATTGCGCTAAGCTGACATTTCTACAAATTTATCCCCTAATCCAAATCCACACACCATCTAAACATCTTCTTAACATGTTTGGACGAACTTATGATGCAAGGGCGCCTTTTCGATAGATTGACTTTACAGAGAGGGCTATGCACATAACTACCCATTCGTTCTCATTTCTTTTACTCCTATTCATAACTGGTTTACTTGCAGCGTGTGACACCGGACTATCGTCTGATACTGAAATCACAGATTCTGATGCTGTAGATGCCATGTTTAATGGCCGGATCAACCTCAACGAGCTTGACAACTATGCCGCGCAAGACGTACCCAACTACGTTGACCGTGACAACACCGAGCGTAATTCAATCAATAACGTCACGGCTACCCTGGGGCGTGTATTGTTTTACGACACGATGCTCTCATCGGATCAGACCATTTCATGCGCCAGTTGCCACAAGCAAAGCAACGCGTTTGGCGATCCTGCACCATTGAGCGAAGGCGTCAATGGCACAACCGGCCGGCATTCCATGCGGCTAATTAACGCCCGGTTTGCCGATGAAGAAAATTTCTTCTGGGATGAGCGCGCGCAAAACCTGGAAGCCCAGACAACCCTGCCCATTCGAGATCACATAGAAATGGGTTTCAGTGGTGCCCAGGGCGCGCCCGACTTTAACGACTTAATCGCGAGGATTGAAGCACAAACCTATTATAACGAGTTGTTTAGTGCTGCATTTGGTGACCCAGAAGTGACCGAGACCAGAATGCAAAATGCGCTTGCACAGTTTGTCCGAAGCATTCAGTCGTTCGACAGCAAATTTGATATTGGCCGCGCCCAGGTCAATAACAATGGGCAGGACTTCCCAAATTTCACAGCCCTGGAAAATCGTGGCAAGGCACTATTCCTCAACAATACGCAGTTTCAGGACGGCACGGGGAATCGCGTTGGCGGCGGCCTGGGGTGTGGTTCTTGCCACCGGGCACCTACTTTTGACATCACCCCAAACTC is part of the Bacteroidota bacterium genome and encodes:
- a CDS encoding cytochrome-c peroxidase, whose product is MHITTHSFSFLLLLFITGLLAACDTGLSSDTEITDSDAVDAMFNGRINLNELDNYAAQDVPNYVDRDNTERNSINNVTATLGRVLFYDTMLSSDQTISCASCHKQSNAFGDPAPLSEGVNGTTGRHSMRLINARFADEENFFWDERAQNLEAQTTLPIRDHIEMGFSGAQGAPDFNDLIARIEAQTYYNELFSAAFGDPEVTETRMQNALAQFVRSIQSFDSKFDIGRAQVNNNGQDFPNFTALENRGKALFLNNTQFQDGTGNRVGGGLGCGSCHRAPTFDITPNSDNNGFIELATGNGADLTVTRSPSLRDLFNPAGELNSPLMHTGSLTTMDQVLDHYNSIQEAGNNQLDRRLSRGNGNQLNLTAAEREAVIAFLKTLSGTAVYEDARWSDPF